A window of the Flavobacterium sangjuense genome harbors these coding sequences:
- a CDS encoding ABC-F family ATP-binding cassette domain-containing protein, giving the protein MITVNDIAVEFGGTTLFSEVTFAINETDKIALMGKNGAGKSTLLKIVAGENKPTRGAITAPKEAVIAYLPQHLLAADNCTVMEEASKAFAEVFKMRDDIDEINEQLTIRTDYESDEYMKLIERVSELSEKYYSIEEVNYEAEVEKVLKGLGFERDDFNRPTSEFSGGWRMRIELAKILLKQPDLILLDEPTNHLDMDSIQWLEDFLINQAKAVMVISHDRAFVDNITNRTIEVTMGRIYDYKAKYSHYLELRKDRRVHQQKAYDEQQKFIADNQAFIDRFRGTFSKTDAVQSRVRMLEKIVPIEVDEIDNSALKLKFPPSVRSGQYPVIVRDLEKSYGDHLIFKDANMVIERGQKVAFVGKNGEGKSTMIKAIMKEIEINSGNVEVGHNSQIGYFAQNQAALLDGDATIFETIDNIAVGDVRTQIKNILGAFMFHGDDIQKKVKVLSGGEKTRLAMIKLLLEPVNLLILDEPSNHLDMKTKDIIKEALKDFDGTLILVSHDRDFLDGLATKVFEFGNKRVKEHFEDIKGFLAHKKMESLKEIEK; this is encoded by the coding sequence ATGATTACTGTTAACGACATAGCCGTTGAATTTGGCGGCACCACACTTTTTAGCGAGGTAACTTTCGCTATCAATGAAACTGATAAAATTGCCCTTATGGGTAAAAATGGCGCCGGAAAATCAACTTTACTTAAAATTGTAGCCGGAGAAAACAAACCTACACGAGGCGCAATTACAGCTCCAAAAGAAGCGGTGATAGCTTATCTGCCACAGCATTTATTGGCTGCAGATAATTGTACGGTAATGGAAGAAGCTTCAAAAGCGTTTGCTGAGGTTTTCAAAATGAGAGATGATATTGACGAAATCAACGAGCAGCTTACAATTCGCACTGATTACGAAAGTGATGAGTATATGAAGCTGATTGAGCGTGTTTCGGAGTTGAGTGAGAAATACTATTCGATTGAAGAAGTGAACTATGAAGCAGAAGTAGAGAAGGTGTTGAAAGGATTAGGATTTGAAAGAGACGATTTCAATCGCCCAACTTCTGAATTTTCGGGTGGATGGAGAATGCGTATTGAGTTGGCTAAAATTCTTTTGAAACAACCCGATTTGATTTTGCTTGATGAGCCGACGAATCACCTGGATATGGATAGTATTCAGTGGCTGGAAGATTTCTTAATCAATCAGGCGAAAGCCGTAATGGTGATTTCGCACGATAGAGCCTTTGTTGATAATATTACCAATCGTACGATAGAAGTTACGATGGGAAGAATTTATGATTACAAAGCCAAGTATTCTCATTATTTGGAGTTGCGTAAGGACAGAAGAGTTCACCAACAAAAAGCGTATGATGAACAGCAAAAATTCATCGCAGATAATCAGGCTTTTATTGATAGATTTCGTGGTACTTTTTCTAAAACAGATGCGGTTCAGTCACGCGTTAGAATGCTAGAAAAAATTGTTCCGATTGAAGTTGATGAAATCGATAATTCGGCATTGAAATTGAAATTCCCACCATCAGTTCGTTCGGGACAATATCCTGTAATTGTTCGTGATTTGGAAAAATCCTATGGCGACCATTTGATTTTTAAAGATGCTAATATGGTAATCGAGCGTGGTCAGAAGGTGGCTTTCGTGGGAAAAAATGGTGAAGGAAAATCGACTATGATTAAAGCCATCATGAAAGAAATCGAAATCAACAGCGGTAACGTTGAGGTTGGGCACAATTCACAGATTGGTTATTTTGCCCAAAACCAGGCTGCATTATTGGATGGAGATGCTACCATTTTTGAAACGATTGATAACATTGCCGTTGGTGATGTGAGAACGCAAATCAAGAATATTTTGGGAGCATTTATGTTCCATGGTGATGACATTCAGAAAAAAGTAAAAGTGCTTTCAGGTGGAGAAAAAACACGTTTGGCAATGATAAAACTATTGCTTGAACCGGTTAACTTATTGATTCTGGATGAGCCTTCTAACCATTTGGACATGAAAACCAAAGACATTATTAAAGAAGCTTTAAAAGACTTTGACGGAACGCTGATTTTAGTTTCTCACGACAGGGATTTCCTTGACGGATTAGCAACCAAAGTTTTCGAATTTGGTAACAAACGAGTAAAAGAACATTTTGAAGATATCAAAGGTTTCCTGGCTCATAAAAAGATGGAAAGTCTCAAGGAAATTGAGAAGTAA
- a CDS encoding DUF6929 family protein yields MEKFQLTVLFKIIGIGSASGLLYHNDLLYIISDNSTYLYEYNIANEKLNKIPLVENAQENIPKKDKPDFESITFYGDAIAILGSGSTKKRNLSFQYNIEADSVKQNDIADLYQKIKHQLNFSDDEFNIEGFIMNKKNLFLFQRGNGTEGKNGIISVYNSRNKSEIGFTIFNLPKIKNVPATFTDAILVDDKIYFLASAEDTTSTYLDGEVLGSIIGTIDLKTMKLENSIQISDKHKFEGLTLYKKTATQIELLLCEDNDTEELVSTIYKLVLKKQ; encoded by the coding sequence ATGGAAAAATTTCAACTCACGGTACTTTTCAAAATCATAGGTATAGGTTCAGCATCAGGCCTACTCTATCACAATGATTTGCTTTATATAATTTCAGATAACAGTACCTATCTGTATGAATATAATATTGCCAATGAAAAATTGAACAAAATTCCATTGGTAGAGAATGCCCAGGAAAACATTCCCAAAAAAGATAAACCCGATTTTGAGTCAATTACCTTTTATGGAGATGCAATTGCAATTCTTGGATCTGGTTCAACAAAAAAGCGTAATCTTTCGTTTCAATACAATATTGAAGCTGATTCTGTAAAACAAAATGATATTGCCGATCTATATCAAAAGATTAAGCATCAACTTAATTTTTCAGATGATGAATTCAATATTGAAGGATTCATTATGAACAAAAAGAATCTTTTTTTATTTCAAAGAGGTAATGGAACTGAAGGCAAAAATGGAATAATTTCCGTTTACAATAGTCGAAATAAATCAGAAATAGGCTTTACGATTTTCAATCTGCCTAAAATCAAAAATGTACCAGCTACTTTCACTGATGCAATCTTAGTTGATGATAAAATTTATTTTCTGGCTTCCGCCGAAGACACAACCTCAACCTATTTAGATGGTGAAGTTCTGGGCAGTATCATCGGAACAATCGATTTAAAAACGATGAAGCTTGAAAATTCAATACAAATCAGTGACAAGCATAAATTTGAAGGATTGACATTGTACAAAAAAACAGCAACTCAAATCGAATTGCTGCTTTGTGAGGATAATGATACCGAGGAATTGGTATCGACTATTTATAAATTAGTGCTCAAAAAACAATAA
- a CDS encoding PPK2 family polyphosphate kinase: protein MKNINPDDFRVIDKIELSKIPTELNIDADDDEKEEELLKIQQKLSKRQDAMYAHNRYGVLICLQGMDTSGKDSLIREVFKEFNPRGVVVHSFKTPNSTELEHDYLWRHYLALPEKGKFAVFNRTHYENVLVTRVHPEYIMFENLPGIEKVEDITPKFWENRMEQINNFEKHIANNGTLVLKFYFHMSKEEQRKRLLKRLENPEDNWKFSTGDLKERERWDDYMKYYEEAINNTSKEHAPWFIIPADDKEMARVIVAKIIWEEMQKLTDIQEPELDPKVKDNIDLYKEQLKG, encoded by the coding sequence ATGAAAAACATAAATCCGGATGATTTTAGAGTTATCGATAAAATAGAATTGTCAAAAATTCCGACTGAGCTAAACATTGATGCCGATGATGATGAGAAAGAAGAAGAGTTATTAAAAATTCAGCAAAAGCTGAGTAAGCGACAGGATGCGATGTATGCTCACAATCGGTATGGTGTTTTGATTTGTCTGCAAGGCATGGACACCAGTGGAAAAGACAGTTTGATTCGTGAAGTTTTCAAAGAATTTAATCCGCGTGGCGTTGTGGTGCATAGTTTTAAAACTCCCAATTCAACCGAGCTTGAACACGATTATTTGTGGCGTCATTATTTAGCTTTGCCCGAAAAAGGAAAGTTTGCTGTTTTCAACAGAACACATTACGAAAATGTTTTGGTTACGCGTGTGCATCCCGAATATATTATGTTTGAGAACTTGCCCGGCATTGAAAAAGTAGAAGACATTACACCAAAATTCTGGGAAAACAGAATGGAACAAATCAATAATTTTGAAAAGCATATTGCCAATAACGGAACCCTTGTTTTGAAGTTTTATTTCCACATGAGCAAAGAAGAACAACGCAAGCGATTGTTGAAACGATTAGAAAATCCGGAAGACAACTGGAAGTTTTCGACCGGCGATTTAAAAGAGCGCGAACGTTGGGATGATTATATGAAATACTACGAAGAAGCCATCAACAATACTTCTAAAGAGCACGCACCTTGGTTTATAATTCCGGCCGATGATAAAGAAATGGCACGTGTTATTGTAGCTAAAATTATTTGGGAAGAAATGCAAAAACTTACTGATATTCAGGAACCTGAATTAGACCCAAAAGTAAAAGACAATATTGATTTGTATAAGGAACAATTGAAAGGGTAA
- a CDS encoding MATE family efflux transporter — protein sequence MNLSQYTKEFSYNMQLAYPVIIGMLGHTLIGIVDNIMVGKLGSTELAAVSLGNSMIFVAMSLGIGFSTAITPIVAEADAEKDNSKIRSAFHHGLFLCVILGFSLFGLVVLAKPIMELLHQPKEVIALAKPFVDWVAFSLVPLIIYQGYKQFADGMSMTKVSMYAIIMANILHVIINYCLIYGVWIFPKMGIIGAALGTVISRIAMVVFMHMILSRRERLKQYFHDFSFDEIKKEMIKKIVNLGLPSAMQMLFEVVLFTAGIWLCGNIGKTSQAANQIALSLASMTFMFAMGLSVVSMIRISTQKGLNDYKQLVVVARSIFLLAILIEILFAIMFVALHQILPYLFLNMENQSQILDNQEVIAIAAKLLLVAAVFQISDGIQVVVLGALRGLQDVKIPMYITFVAYWIVGFPISFYLGEYTSLKAVGVWIGLLAGLTAAAVFLFIRFHYLTKKMISENASK from the coding sequence ATGAATTTATCCCAATACACCAAAGAGTTCTCCTATAATATGCAACTGGCGTATCCTGTAATTATTGGGATGCTTGGTCATACCTTAATTGGTATTGTCGATAACATCATGGTTGGAAAATTAGGAAGTACTGAGCTTGCTGCAGTTTCTTTGGGCAACAGTATGATTTTTGTCGCGATGTCACTTGGTATCGGATTTTCAACGGCTATTACGCCAATCGTTGCCGAAGCTGATGCCGAAAAAGACAATTCAAAAATCCGTTCGGCTTTTCATCATGGATTGTTTCTATGTGTTATTTTAGGATTTTCGCTTTTTGGATTGGTGGTTTTGGCCAAGCCGATAATGGAATTATTGCACCAGCCTAAAGAGGTAATCGCATTGGCAAAACCTTTTGTTGATTGGGTTGCTTTTTCGTTAGTTCCGCTTATCATTTATCAAGGATACAAACAGTTTGCCGATGGAATGTCGATGACCAAAGTTTCAATGTATGCCATTATCATGGCAAATATTTTGCACGTAATCATTAATTATTGTTTGATTTATGGTGTTTGGATTTTTCCAAAAATGGGAATCATTGGTGCAGCTTTAGGAACTGTCATTTCGAGGATTGCAATGGTTGTTTTTATGCACATGATTTTGTCCCGAAGAGAAAGATTAAAACAATACTTCCACGATTTTAGTTTTGATGAAATCAAGAAAGAAATGATTAAAAAAATCGTTAATCTTGGTTTGCCTTCAGCGATGCAAATGCTTTTTGAAGTGGTGCTTTTCACTGCCGGAATCTGGCTTTGTGGCAACATTGGAAAAACCAGTCAGGCTGCGAATCAGATTGCGCTGAGCTTGGCTTCCATGACGTTTATGTTTGCTATGGGTTTGAGTGTGGTTTCAATGATTAGAATCAGTACCCAAAAAGGTTTGAACGATTATAAGCAATTGGTTGTTGTGGCGCGTTCCATATTTTTATTAGCAATACTTATTGAAATTCTGTTTGCTATAATGTTTGTGGCATTGCATCAAATTTTGCCGTATTTGTTTTTAAATATGGAAAACCAATCCCAAATATTAGACAATCAGGAAGTGATTGCTATTGCGGCTAAATTGCTTTTGGTTGCTGCAGTTTTTCAGATTTCTGACGGAATTCAGGTTGTTGTTTTGGGAGCGTTGCGAGGTCTGCAGGATGTGAAGATTCCGATGTATATAACTTTCGTGGCGTATTGGATTGTTGGCTTTCCGATTTCGTTTTATCTCGGAGAGTATACTTCATTAAAAGCTGTTGGTGTTTGGATAGGATTATTGGCGGGATTGACTGCAGCTGCGGTTTTCCTGTTTATTCGATTCCATTATCTGACTAAGAAAATGATTTCAGAAAATGCTTCCAAATAA